A section of the Labrus bergylta chromosome 21, fLabBer1.1, whole genome shotgun sequence genome encodes:
- the LOC109987174 gene encoding gastrula zinc finger protein XlCGF57.1, with protein sequence MMRTAKMDMLRALVSERLSAAAQEIFKIVERTITEYEEEMSCSKWVVDRDRRLMDVSKAHSEGSLQMCATDVKLQAGQQQQPASIEISVCFNPENGPESTGDHPNLSDNHPHSSPASENDDRRDHDILIDVADDGVKQECDMDTHFNTLKMTKPFKCPVCYIGFASKRTMVRHFKKHPEDRYSSYQCQFCPCYFFCKSEFIVHTRTHQGDNPEMYREQMDRLLAHREEHAEEKLNQRLSESDISTAPLNITPYDKSEFDQESLQPLCLYQIQTVTDIDKDSTAAGPVTHIKTEPTECGVSDGATGDSLLLSVNQGENEPKHFNLKNIVEKRASEKSTELVVQFEAGRAQKPHKCPCCSKCFSLSKTLIRHFKIHTHDKAYQCQLCGRKFCQKSDLANHTRIHTGERPYQCPTCHKSFVQKGNLSVHMRKHADEKPSVPRVQLQL encoded by the exons ATGATGAGGACAGCCAAGATGGATATGCTGAGAGCTCTGGTCAGCGAGCGTTTGTCTGCGGCTGCCCAAGAGATCTTCAAGATCGTGGAGAGAACAATCACCGAGTATGAAGAGGAGATGTCGTGTTCCAAGTGGGTGGTGGACAGAGACCGCAGACTGATGGATGTCTCCAAGGCACATAGTGAAG gcTCTCTCCAGATGTGTGCCACAGATGTGAAGCTGCAGGCtggtcagcagcagcagccggccAGCATAGAGATCAGTGTGTGCTTTAATCCAGAAAACGGCCCTGAATCAACTGGAGACCATCCCAACCTGAGCGACAACCATCCACACTCCTCTCCTGCCAGTGAAAATGACGATCGGCGTGACCATGACATCCTGATAGATGTTGCAGATGACGGCGTTAAGCAGGAGTGTGACATGGACACACATTTTAATACTCTCAAAATGACGAAACCGTTCAAATGTCCTGTTTGCTACATCGGGTTTGCTTCCAAAAGGACGATGGTGCGTCACTTCAAAAAGCATCCGGAGGACAGATACTCCTCATACCAGTGCCAATTCTGCCCCTGCTACTTCTTTTGCAAATCTGAATTCATCGTTCACACGAGGACACACCAAGGTGACAATCCTGAGATGTACCGAGAGCAGATGGACCGACTGCTTGCTCACAGAGAGGAACACGCAGAGGAGAAACTAAATCAGCGTCTCAGTGAATCTGACATCAGCACAGCTCCTCTTAATATCACTCCTTATGATAAAAGTGAGTTTGATCAGGAGTCTCTGCAGCCGCTGTGTCTTTACCAAATCCAGACCGTCACTGACATCGATAAAGACTCTACAGCTGCTGGTCCAGTGACTCACATTAAAACTGAACCCACTGAGTGTGGAGTGTCAGACGGCGCCACGGGTGATTCTCTTCTCCTTTCAGTGAATCAAGGAGAGAACGAGCCGAAACATTTCAACTTAAAAAACATTGTAGAAAAAAGAGCGTCCGAAAAATCCACAGAGCTCGTCGTTCAGTTTGAAGCAGGACGAGCGCAGAAACCGCACAAGTGTCCGTGCTGCTCCAAATGTTTCTCCCTCAGCAAAACATTAATAAGACACTTTAAGATCCACACACACGACAAAGCATATCAGTGCCAGTTGTGCGGCAGGAAGTTCTGTCAAAAGTCAGACCTGGCCAATCACACGAGGatacacacaggagagagacccTATCAGTGCCCTACGTGTCACAAGTCCTTCGtacagaaaggaaacctgagtGTTCACATGAGGAAACATGCAGATGAGAAACCGTCAGTGCCCAGAGTGCAGCTGCAGCTTTGA